The DNA segment ctaaggatgtaaaactatggtatgaatttggggctctagcttcagtttatacaacttcaccaggcttACAGAAAATATGAcaactaccaaaatggattcaggaagcagtccaagaaacataggcaaataatgatcatttgtccagatgagatgtgctcgagttatacttctttagtgcagctccagccaacagggaaaggatcacacgagccctttcatttcatcaagctaaggagacctgacatgaatactcaaagatttatcaaggatcctatatctgaagaaataccattggtgtccacctttggagaaaatgaaatttcaaccaAAAGGgcggggtatttgggtttgtctcaccgagattcgaaaagaagaggaactttttgtggaacaacaagctgccggggagtaaagaaactcgccgaaaattttgtaacatagctcatatcggaagatgttcagagaatatctgcccagaatgtccaaatcagaaggagccaaaattcggaaaaaccttcaaaccccgaacagatcgaaaagatttttccgagacaagcaaaggtggacagggaccaccaaaaccgcgttttcccaggggcccactgcagaagcaaaagatgccccgacaacaataaagaaggcatgtgaggagaataaatccaaaagaaaaagtcaagcatgtgactcctccactagtaaaagatgccatcaataatgacataaagaattcaagactgctgtaagattccctgaagtttctcaatgaaacgagtggaacttcggctataaatacaggattttaaggaagctgaagacatcgatcatttccttcagttttcttacaaataaaatattgtaatatttctctttctattgtattaagtttttacttttatgtatttcaagaacaaggctactatgagtagctaaacaagttatctcctcctcttcaaaggaggttgatttatgtaataatatgttgtctgaataaatttccgaaACTCTTCTCtatcatgttattttatttaaaaaattaagcttttactatacgccctaaggtaggaaacgaaatagggttgtgctagctgctgctgaaggagtctgtgtcaggaaccatcgattgcgatcgcgtggtttggttgtgaggaacaacctgtaaaacccggtggacataacccggcaacagtgtggtcaaagaggtattctgCTTTAATTTACTGACGGAAACATGATGGGATTAagcctttaaattttaaatagggaaataaagggtagaatgtgcattatttagttttaaggacaaattcaagaaactttttaataAATCAGGGATATATTTGGAACATGAAAGGTGAAAGGGATATAATACAGAAAATGGAAAAGATACAGGGATATATTTAGGAATTGTCCCGAGTATTACTTTCAGCAGGAAAGTATTTGTTTGTCGTCTCGCTAAAAATTATAAATGGTGTAATtcaagttttttaaaattgtacaATAGATCAAGCGAACAGAGATAATCATTGCAATCAAATAATCTGTATCTCAATAATTACACATTCTTGTAGTAAATTGGGATCGAACTCATGGCTAATTTAACTATGATATCAATTATTGTACATAACGCTTGTCACATTACCACAAGATATAATTCATAACAattgtgcaactcaaatcttttttAAATCGTACAATAGTTTGAGCGTCATATTTTGATTGTTCTAtccaacaaaaataattattgaactCCGATATTTTCAGATATGTAGAAATTAAAATTCGTGATCGACAACTGTTTTGGCAGTTATATTCGTCATCTTATAATATACAAATCATCGGTGAAATTCACGAGAAACAGTGAAATGCtgattgatatgatcaaatatcTTCTCATATAAAATCACATGGTGCAAGAATTGGTAGTTCTAACTTCATAAAACCATGAGAATACACGAAAAATTGATCTTATAATTTACTGATCAGTAAGAATGTTGAGAAGTGTGACTCTACTTCTAAGCAATTGCCTAAACAATCTCTCTAATCCTGCCTCAACTCCTTCAAGGCAAGAATCAAGATTCTTTAATTTTTGCATCATTTGTACATGATGAAGATTAGCCCTATCCCCACCATTTCCAATTCTTTCTTGCAAGCAATTTAGTGCTATATCCACGCTGCCCACTTCACTAATCATGCTAAAATCTCTGCTAGAACCGGCTGATTTCGTGACCATCAACTTTGCAACCAAATTCCAACCCCCATGCTTAGCCATTGGCCAAGACAAGAACATTAGGAGACACTTGAAAATGGAAATAGTGATCCCATTCACTTCTTCGAAAGCACTAACAAAGCTTCCTTCCCCATTCttgttctccaaattcttgagtGTCTTTAGGGTCCTAGCAATAtctttcttcatcttctttctGCAACAAAAATACATGGCCACGTCTTGTTGGATGCCGGAGTGGCGCTTCTCTAGGCCCTTTCGGCGCAGGGATGACTGAAGGGATCGAACGTCTTCTTTGATCATTTGAACGAGCTCTTTTATAGTGTTGCAACAATCCAACAACTCGATGGATCCCATGATCGATTCATCGTGTTGTTTTCGACAGATTAGTGCTTGTCGAGCGGCGTGGAAACGTGTTAGCTCCTCGACGGAATTGTACAAGTCTGCTAAGCCCAACAGACCAGATTGGATGGCTTCTGAGGTGATGGGAACAACAACCTGTGAAAAACAAGATTTGAGTTTTCTCGACTCGGCTTCGAACTTGGTGGCATGGATGGGGTGTAGCCTTGAAGGCAAGCTAATGGACCTAAAGGGAACTTGTGAAACCTCCATGATACCAATAATTTCTTCTTGGTTTTGCTCTTGATCAGCTTGAAAAATGGTTGTGATTGTATATATAGTGAGACAATTGCCTCTACGTGGGGATTTGCTTTGCATGTGCTTGCAATATGGGTACACTTAACTTTTTAAATGTACATGTCTCGATTTCCAACATCAAATCTGCAATCATTGATGTGTTGGTGTGGTAATGCATTGAATATTGATCGTGGATTATATTATAATTCCCTTGTTGTCTCCTTGCCTCCCAATCATTAGTGGGATTCATTTAACAATGTTCTGATTgcatttattaatattaattattcagATATATCTAGCTAGCTAACTTCAGTGCAATGTACTATACATGCTAGCTTCTACACATATAGGTTTGTTCGATCACAATGCATAAAAGAGCTAGCTAGTGGTCATGTGCATGTTACATGTAAGTATGTATGTACTTGCTTGTATAGGATttttcaataatattttttttgagttAATCAATTTATACATATTATTAAGCACTTATATTAacagttaaatttttagtaCTGATGAATTTTTATAGCATTGTTTATCTGTACTTATActatacaaaaaaaataatgcatgaaCGTCTTAGAATAACCACATTGGTTAAATTAATGGATTGACAAAAATGCTTCTTACTACTTATAACTATCATCTttcaactttattttttttccactttgataacataaaaaagatgtgtattatttttaaatgtaaCATGAACTCTTTATGCACGTGAATTTTTGCATGTGTGAATTACTAGTTATTAGATAAAGTTAAACCCCATAGAATAGGTTGGTAAAAGgttttttttatcattccaAAAATACTGTTTACCTACTAACTTCTTATaccacattttttttaaattttttttccttctttcctacaattttaatttaatcattggataaatttcactttaaaatttttaaaaaaacccacTTCATTATCTTTTTTTTCCCTGAGCACACGCATCACGTGATGCACGATCTGCTAGTATATTAATAAGATTGAGGCAAATAGAGTAACCAATTTGATATGAATGATTATATAAAAAATCTTTCCAAATAGTGTAACCAAGCACGCACTACGTGTGTCGATACACtagtaaataaataataatatcatatctaaactattaattaaagtaaaattatttattgataTGTTTGTGAagctgttttaaaaaaaattccacaaATATTCCTTTAACTTCTCACATTTTCACCCTTCTTAATTTTCTCTCTCacaatttgttaaaaaaacttatcaaataatacaaaatatttaattagatcatatatttatgttattttcctTTCATTCATATTAAATCAAttataatatatgatttaataaggatattttatatatatatatatatatatatatgggttaATTCCCAATTTAGTCCCTTATTTTTTGACGCGGTCCCGATTTCATCCCTCAAATCTCTGGTTTGAAATTCAATTTGCTTCcgttttattcattttttttcgTGGGAAATATGCTGCTTTTGTAATTTTTTGAGGAATATGTTGCTTTCatttttgtgttaattaatTTTGATCAAAATTTTAACGTAAAGGTTCTGTTTGAATTCAAATTTGTATTGCTATGCATAAATTTGATTAATTCTCAGGCTTTGCTCGATTGGACTTGTGAAGGTCATTAGTCATTGTAAATCATCttcttttaaatttatttctaatttatAAGCATTCTAAGGTGTGGATTAAATTCATTTTGAGAATTTCTTTTGTTTGCACATATGCCCaattaatttgagaaatttatGTTAATAAATATAACTCTTGCACAACCATATGCCCAACTAATTTGAGAAATTTGAGAAATTTGGTCTAATTCTTTGTTTTCAAGGAACTATTTTGTGATTTCAGAGGGAATTTTAGGTAATACTCGAAATGTGGATGCTGTTAATCAAACAAGGTGATTGATGCATCAAATTCTCACGTTAAAATAAAACTACTCCTAAGAAATACACATCGGCATTTAATTTCAGGTTCACAATAATACAAATTCTCAACCATCTCCTTGCATAGACTTTTGTTTACTGgcttaatttataaaaatatatattgtaaaAAAATAACCTTCAATTAGAAAAGATGCTAATCCACGTCAAACCAGCAGGAGCTGATAGCTGGTAGTAAAAATTATCACGGTTCTCTTGGTAAACCTCAAATAGAAAGAACATGCCCAAAATGCAAGAATCGAGATAATAAAACATGAGCAAAAGGTGCTGTAAGAAGTTTTAATACTCCTATTGGGAGTGCTCAGGCCTATATAAAAGAGACTAGTTAGGTACAAATATATTTGACCAATATTTGCAAGAAAATAGCTCAGTAACAGCAAACACATGAGTTTCCAATTGGCAAAGGGCAAAAGTTCATCATAACTTAAAATAGAGAAAAATAACAATTGGAATCCTATTTTAAACAGGGGGCAGCCGAAGTCGAAGTCAAGATCGAGCACTGCAATGGTGAGCCTGGAAacctattttaaataaaatgcaacaataACATCAAAGGAACAATTTAATGATCTTAAAATCCAACATCAAAGAAACAATTTTGACTTAACCAAGATCATATATCCATCATTCCAAAACATAAATTCCAACACTTAAACATTGAACCTAACCTAAAAAAAgcaaccattttttttttttttttttaaaatggggtgcgctctatatatatatattatgctcACACAAAACGTGTACGTTGACGCCTGACGgctaataatatattatatatatgcaatATGTGTACTAGGTCGCTAGTTCTGATTATTTATACTTTTGAATTTATAGTTAAataccaaaaaattatttttaaattacgtacaaataaattataagatatattaatattaattaaaaattgaaaataaataattgaacttaaaatatgcatatatGTGTTAGTGGCTAGAGATGTCGAATTTTAGTTGGCATGGAGAGTTGGAATCATAATATttgcaattaaaaaaaaattggggaAAATGTTAAACATGGTTGGAGACCCCCCATTAGTTCCACTTCTCGAATGATACTCATACGAACACCATTGTGCATTGCATCTTGATTTTCTACCTATTCCTAATCTTTTAGGATCGGTGAAGTCAATAATGATTGGTTTCCTTTGGATTTGTATGGTAGCAATCGACCAAATTGCATTTACTACTCAAACATTTAAAAAGTTATAATATTTACCAATGAGATGGCACCACAGATTTTGTACGTAAAAGCATAGACAAGCTAGTAGCACTTGGAATATAtgctttaatttatatatatatttaaccatcacaatatttttattctaaGATTTTTGCAAGTAACGTTAGAAATAGGAAGGATATATATTGAAATATATTATTAGTAAACAGAATTGTGCGGCGTGATGTTGCAATTAGCGAAGCACAACATCTCAATGGTTTCACAGGCATATCAGTCTACGACCTTTATTTATTCTTCTCACCAAACAACCGTAGAAAACATGGGAATTTTAGGGGGAAAATAAGTTAACATTGTCACTAGCTAATATGGTGTTGTTTTAAAATTACAATCCCGGAGAAAGCAAGCTGGATATCTGCTTCTATAATTTTGATGCAGGTATGGAGGATCGGAGCACATGTAGAATGCATATTCGGTACACCCGCCTTAGCGGGTTCGACCACAGGTTTTGATTGTGAACGTCGTGGATCGTGTTTGGAttcttttttgtttgtctttgaggaaaaaaaacatgttcaaaGGCAAGGATTGTCGAGACGAAAGGAAAAACAGAATCCAATTAATTTGTATGTTGGcctaaattatatttaatttggtcttctaattggtaaaaaaaacaa comes from the Henckelia pumila isolate YLH828 chromosome 1, ASM3356847v2, whole genome shotgun sequence genome and includes:
- the LOC140866088 gene encoding uncharacterized protein, which gives rise to MEVSQVPFRSISLPSRLHPIHATKFEAESRKLKSCFSQVVVPITSEAIQSGLLGLADLYNSVEELTRFHAARQALICRKQHDESIMGSIELLDCCNTIKELVQMIKEDVRSLQSSLRRKGLEKRHSGIQQDVAMYFCCRKKMKKDIARTLKTLKNLENKNGEGSFVSAFEEVNGITISIFKCLLMFLSWPMAKHGGWNLVAKLMVTKSAGSSRDFSMISEVGSVDIALNCLQERIGNGGDRANLHHVQMMQKLKNLDSCLEGVEAGLERLFRQLLRSRVTLLNILTDQ